From a region of the Canis lupus dingo isolate Sandy chromosome 5, ASM325472v2, whole genome shotgun sequence genome:
- the MSANTD2 gene encoding myb/SANT-like DNA-binding domain-containing protein 2 isoform X7: MAAPCGSELPANSPLKIPKMEVLSPASPGGLSDGNPSLSDPSTPRGASPLGPGSAAGSGAAASGGLGLGLGGRSAASSSVSFSPGGGGGGAAAAAAAACRGMSWTPAETNALIAVWGNERLVEARYQQLEGAGTVFGSKAPGPAMYERVSRALAELGYERTPSQCRERIKLVRCPELNAVLQLWPHRC; the protein is encoded by the coding sequence ATGGCTGCGCCCTGTGGCTCGGAGCTGCCCGCCAACTCGCCGCTAAAAATCCCGAAGATGGAGGTGCTCTCCCCGGCTTCTCCTGGTGGCCTGAGCGACGGGAATCCATCGCTGTCCGACCCTTCCACGCCTCGGGGTGCCTCCCCGCTCGGGCCGGGCAGTGCGGCGGGCTCGGGGGCAGCGGCGTCCGGGGGtctcgggctggggctggggggccgcaGCGCCGCCTCGTCCTCGGTCTCCTTCtcccccggcggcggcggcggcggggccgcggcagccgccgccgccgcctgccgGGGCATGTCGTGGACGCCGGCCGAGACGAACGCGCTCATCGCAGTGTGGGGCAACGAGCGGCTGGTGGAGGCGCGGTACCAGCAGCTGGAGGGAGCCGGCACGGTGTTCGGCAGCAAGGCCCCGGGGCCAGCCATGTACGAGCGCGTGTCCCGGGCCCTGGCCGAGCTGGGCTACGAGCGGACCCCGTCCCAGTGCCGGGAGCGCATCAAG
- the MSANTD2 gene encoding myb/SANT-like DNA-binding domain-containing protein 2 isoform X8, whose translation MAAPCGSELPANSPLKIPKMEVLSPASPGGLSDGNPSLSDPSTPRGASPLGPGSAAGSGAAASGGLGLGLGGRSAASSSVSFSPGGGGGGAAAAAAAACRGMSWTPAETNALIAVWGNERLVEARYQQLEGAGTVFGSKAPGPAMYERVSRALAELGYERTPSQCRERIK comes from the coding sequence ATGGCTGCGCCCTGTGGCTCGGAGCTGCCCGCCAACTCGCCGCTAAAAATCCCGAAGATGGAGGTGCTCTCCCCGGCTTCTCCTGGTGGCCTGAGCGACGGGAATCCATCGCTGTCCGACCCTTCCACGCCTCGGGGTGCCTCCCCGCTCGGGCCGGGCAGTGCGGCGGGCTCGGGGGCAGCGGCGTCCGGGGGtctcgggctggggctggggggccgcaGCGCCGCCTCGTCCTCGGTCTCCTTCtcccccggcggcggcggcggcggggccgcggcagccgccgccgccgcctgccgGGGCATGTCGTGGACGCCGGCCGAGACGAACGCGCTCATCGCAGTGTGGGGCAACGAGCGGCTGGTGGAGGCGCGGTACCAGCAGCTGGAGGGAGCCGGCACGGTGTTCGGCAGCAAGGCCCCGGGGCCAGCCATGTACGAGCGCGTGTCCCGGGCCCTGGCCGAGCTGGGCTACGAGCGGACCCCGTCCCAGTGCCGGGAGCGCATCAAG